In one window of Plasmodium cynomolgi strain B DNA, chromosome 13, whole genome shotgun sequence DNA:
- a CDS encoding hypothetical protein (putative) encodes MEDGKNAFLFHLFSSGESEQAGEQKVKVTNYRFIKLPSISEPHKCVLYHYSERSNLLYLLERNYFNPKIESIKHENEKINKSCVSLFINNYAVQNECSFFCYPIDAIFLFISIIYQNCTSNTYTTLGDYLDSILKDRENREQNEISKNAFFIFNKNVSNIKERLKNICDECYEMGKYYFKPNLKKVQNFYNLKCVKLFNYIIENKIIFSDYAHTVEEDILKKHKVDMNLHVSSISRVKTAKLKQIDVYGEYKKLVDSYVIQFNKKYYKFCGSNLRTFVWLV; translated from the coding sequence ATGGAGGATGGGAAGAATGCGTTTCTGTTCCACCTATTCTCCTCCGGAGAGAGTGAACAGGCAGGGGAACAAAAAGTTAAGGTAACGAATTATAGGTTCATCAAATTGCCAAGCATAAGCGAGCCACACAAATGTGTGCTATACCACTACAGTGAAAGGAGCAACTTGCTGTACCTGCTGGAACGGAATTATTTTAATCCAAAAATTGAGTCCATAAaacatgaaaatgaaaaaataaacaaaagttgtgtgtccctttttataaataactaTGCTGTGCAAAATGAATGTAGCTTTTTCTGTTATCCCAttgatgcaatttttttattcataagtATCATTTATCAAAATTGCACCAGCAATACGTATACCACATTGGGGGATTACCTTGATAGTATTTTAAAAGACAGAGAGAATagagaacaaaatgaaataagcaaaaatgcctttttcatttttaacaaaaatgtgagtAACATTAAGGagagattaaaaaatatttgtgaTGAGTGTTACGAGATGGGCAAATATTATTTCAAACCGAATTTGAAGAAggtccaaaatttttataatcttAAATGTGTTAAGTTATTCAATTATATAatcgaaaataaaattattttttctgattatGCTCATACTGTAGAGGAggatattttgaagaaacaCAAAGTTGATATGAACCTCCATGTGAGTAGCATATCCAGAGTCAAAACTGCAAAATTGAAACAAATCGATGTGTATGGTGAATATAAAAAGCTGGTAGACTCATATGTCATACAGTTTAATAAAAAGTATTACAAATTTTGTGGATCCAATTTGAGGACTTTTGTTTGGCTAGTT
- a CDS encoding hypothetical protein (putative) translates to MGNISSGQTRKPLTLLELSTKIGEYRTINEGDPEMVEDPDFPRKMMNEALSNNTTIDGSTVQGTFVYYPNKMKPKMWIGNYKILNPEDILCTNVAEKIGMTEAEWKNYVQARRKEQEQPSDVQIVPNFDSPPGEHSMSLKEMMNRGTIEPFYGEHGEFPSYGGAPFTTDPVGAHKKYKGENYQNFDQQSHSNSCIMKDTGADEDIYYDMNSTREGEAGLPYRVDSVATVEQTHVPSKHKRSDYTVEERHEEARRKYIQKLNKEITNINAHQERIINEKRKDLFAYSKSNISELSPPQNGGSVGIKNIRRSTKQDMKNIITELINDNNKTATSKMHSLRKKKKEGYVDLSSMSTKGSLDMKASPIDKDESLSKRVHVKRTLVK, encoded by the exons ATGGGGAACATATCCAGTGGGCAAACCAGGAAGCCATTGACACTGCTTGAGCTAAGCACAAAGATTGGGGAGTACCGAACGATAAATGAG GGAGACCCTGAGATGGTCGAAGATCCCGACTTCCCACGGAAGATGATGAACGAAGCATTAAGCAACAACACAACGA TTGATGGGAGCACCGTCCAAGGCACCTTCGTGTATTAcccaaacaaaatgaagccCAAGATGTGGATAgggaattacaaaattttgaatccTGAAGATATCCTTTGCACAAATGTGGCCGAGAAAATTGGGATGACTGAAGCTGAGTGGAAGAACTATGTCCAGGCGAGAAGGAAGGAACAG GAACAACCTAGTGATGTCCAAATCGTCCCCAACTTTGATTCTCCCCCAGGAGAACACTCCATGTctttaaaagaaatgatgAACAGAGGCACTATCGAACCTTTTTATGGCGAGCATGGAGAGTTTCCATCATACGGTGGAGCCCCATTCACCACTGACCCAGTTGgtgctcataaaaaatataaaggggaaaattatCAGAACTTTGATCAACAATCCCACAGTAACAGTTGCATTATGAAAGATACAGGAGCTGACGAGGATATATATTACGATATGAACAGCACAAGAGAAGGGGAAGCGGGGCTTCCCTACAGAGTGGACAGCGTAGCGACGGTGGAACAAACACATGTCCCGAGCAAACACAAACGGAGTGACTACACTGTGGAAGAAAGACACGAAGAGgcaaggagaaaatatatacaaaaattaaacaagGAAATTACCAACATAAATGCACACCAAGAAAGAATAATTAATGAAAAGCGAAAAGATCTGTTTGCTTACTCAAAGTCCAACATAAGTGAGCTGTCTCCTCCACAGAATGGCGGATCCgttggaataaaaaatatacgacGTTCAACAAAACaggatatgaaaaatataatcacgGAACTTATAAATGATAACAACAAAACGGCTACTTCGAAAATGCATTCtttaaggaagaagaaaaaggaagggtATGTCGATTTGTCCTCCATGAGTACGAAGGGAAGTTTGGATATGAAGGCATCCCCCATTGATAAAGACGAGTCATTGAGTAAGCGGGTACACGTCAAAAGGACCCTGGTGAAGTGA